The following coding sequences are from one Streptomyces angustmyceticus window:
- a CDS encoding hemerythrin domain-containing protein, whose translation MPKVDLYRNVHMGQRARLFALAVELGSTDISQRGTAAGQAERCLAMTQELREHADHEDTFIHGLLRERAPEAADALEAEHVRLDAAFVALDERARALPTSPADALAEAQHALYLALNEVISAYLAHLYVEETVAMPALWEYSSEEELGAVYAAFRSSRTQEEALTDLRRMLPALPPPTRAAIVHDVVQAAADQAGSTLAAVTTTLSPDQRSRLYEDLAVPEAWALQECGPA comes from the coding sequence TCGCCCTCGCCGTCGAGCTGGGCAGCACGGACATCTCCCAGCGCGGCACCGCCGCCGGTCAAGCGGAGCGCTGCCTGGCGATGACGCAGGAGCTGCGCGAGCACGCCGATCATGAAGACACCTTCATCCATGGGCTGCTGCGGGAGCGGGCTCCGGAGGCGGCCGATGCGCTGGAGGCGGAGCATGTGCGCCTCGACGCGGCCTTCGTCGCGCTGGACGAGCGGGCGCGCGCCCTGCCCACGAGCCCGGCCGACGCCCTCGCGGAGGCCCAGCACGCGCTGTACCTCGCGCTGAACGAGGTGATCAGCGCCTACCTGGCGCACCTGTACGTGGAAGAAACAGTCGCGATGCCGGCGCTGTGGGAGTACTCCAGCGAGGAGGAGCTGGGGGCCGTGTACGCCGCCTTTCGCTCGTCCCGTACCCAGGAGGAGGCCCTTACGGACCTCCGCAGGATGCTGCCGGCCCTGCCGCCCCCGACGCGCGCGGCGATCGTGCACGATGTCGTGCAGGCCGCGGCCGACCAGGCGGGCAGCACGCTCGCCGCCGTCACCACCACCCTCAGCCCCGATCAGCGCAGCCGCCTCTACGAGGACCTCGCCGTGCCGGAGGCGTGGGCCCTGCAGGAGTGCGGGCCCGCCTGA
- a CDS encoding RidA family protein, giving the protein MAVTLMNPNGLPEIDAYRQVSIASGAKLAFIAGQVAWDAEGRTVGEGDLAAQVEQCYLNIATALAEAGGSFGGVAKLTVYVVDWTPDKMPLLLEGISRAAAKLGVTPVPPATLLGVAALDVPDHLVEIEATAVLD; this is encoded by the coding sequence ATGGCCGTCACCCTGATGAACCCCAACGGATTGCCCGAGATCGACGCCTACCGGCAGGTGTCGATCGCCTCCGGAGCGAAGCTGGCCTTCATCGCCGGACAGGTGGCCTGGGACGCGGAGGGGCGCACGGTCGGCGAAGGCGACCTCGCCGCGCAGGTCGAGCAGTGCTACCTCAACATCGCCACTGCCCTGGCCGAGGCCGGTGGTTCGTTCGGTGGCGTGGCGAAACTGACCGTCTACGTCGTCGACTGGACCCCCGACAAGATGCCCCTGCTCCTGGAGGGGATCTCCCGGGCGGCCGCGAAGCTGGGAGTCACCCCGGTCCCGCCGGCCACGCTGCTGGGCGTAGCCGCACTGGACGTCCCGGACCATCTCGTCGAGATCGAAGCCACCGCGGTCCTCGACTGA